ATTAAAATGGTAAGaggtcattcagcccatatTGTATCCTCATATGGCTAATGCCTGTAATTCCTATATGTAGGATGTGCCATTTTCCTAATACACAGTTCCTTGATTCCTCCATCCTTGTGTCCTTTCCTCACTTCCTTTTCTTACCTCCCCGGTTCGTGGAGCTAGGAGCGAGGAATGGacgcaaggaaaggaagcaaggagGTTAACATACatgattggaaagagcccctgGTAAGGGTCACGAGGGGGGCTGGGTATATCCCATCATGCagtgggcaagaggcaggaatagaCCCTGCACAGGTGACAAATTTGCAATTAGCctactgcatgtctttagactgtgggaggaaactggacaTCCTGGAGGAAACCCAGTGGGAGCATGCAAAGTCCACACAGCCCTTGGTCAAGATTCAAACTCAGCACGTTCTTGCTGTGAGGTCATTCAGAAAGCAATTGCATTGAAATAATCTATGAGCAGACTGATGGTGTTGGTTTGTGTGGTCACTCAGATCTTTGTGCTATATGGGAACATCCCACACCCCCTACTTGTCATATGTCGATCATCTCATCAGTTTCTGGCCATTTCGGTTGCTTTTATGGTGGTAGCCGCAGTACCAGTTGGACGGATGTGATGCAGGAAGCTGAGCAAAGTGTTTCTCACCTGGTTCTCGTGGTCGGTCTGCAAACTCCTTCTCCAGCAGGCTCTCTGGAATAGAAATAAACAGCCACTGTGGGGTAAATACGATGCAGAAACAGCCAGCCAATTATGTCATTCGGATGCTCTTCTGTTGATATAAAGAACAGGGAGAGGCCTCCAATGGCATCCTGTTTCAGTTTGCTGATGAAATAGACAGAAGCGATTAAAGTTTGAGTGTGTTtacatgtttgagtgtgtttatgagtacatgtgtgtgtgtcaatgtgtgtatgcgtgtgaacctatgcacacgtgtgtttctgtctgtgtacacaagtgtgcatgtgtttgcgtgtgatgAGAGTGTGAGGTGTTACAGTACCTGGCACATACTTGCAGATGAAGTTGTGCTTCATATTGCACCTGTCATCATTCCACTGGTACAGGTAGGGCCCGCCAAGCCCATGGAAAGCAGTGGGCTGGTGGTACATCACCACACAGGACTCACCCCCACAGGACGGCTCATCGTAGTACCAGTTCCTGTCACGCACCGCACACACGCGGTGTGAATATGTGGACACACGGATCCACATATGCTAGGACTGCAGCAGTGTCATTTTCAGCAGCTAAAGAGCCATAGAGGTCTTTAgattttggtttatttatttgtgcatcATTAATGTATATACAATGTATATATGAAATAGATAAATTAGAAATTATTggaaaaaagggagaaaaaaataaatccttaGAGGCTGGAtaacttttaaattaaatttacagttgataagaccaagcaggagacaatcctccctggagctatgtgggcttaagggccttgcttaagggcccaacggctgtgcggatcttatcatggctacaccggggattgaaaaACCGACTTTGCGAggcccagtcacgtaccttaaccactacactacaggctgccttttttcaacagaaacataaaaaaaagaaaaggaataaaaaaatattaaaaatgctaCCAAATTAAAAGTAATGAAATGGGCAGGTGTCAGCAGTCACAGCCAACAATGTTGTTAATCCATATGTAATCTAGACTAATTGCCTGTTGTTGGAGTATAAAATCTGATGGGAAGTTCTAATTGGCAGTTACCTGTTGACATCCGCATCCCATCGAGAGTCTCACCTGAACTGTGAGACGCTGTTGTCGGCCCACCTGTACAGGTCGGGACAGGTGGCGAAGCCGCCTTGGTCCTGAGGCTCTCTGTCCCGGGTCAGACCGATCCAGAAGTCTCCGTCAGCGATGCCGGGCTCAGACTGGGCGGGGTTGGAGGAGGAAGGGCCGGAGGAGGTGGAGCTGAGCTCCTGGAGGAGGCGCTCGATGAGCTGCTGCTCCGCCTGGCTCTCCACACTCAGCAGCGCCCCACCGTCCATCTCGCACACCTGTCTGGCCTCCCAGAAGGCCACGCGGCTCGACACGTCCCGGAAGTAGGCGATCTTGTAGCAAGGGTGCTCTGGTCCTCCCTGGCAGATTGTCTGGCCTGGGCGAGCGGCACACAGttacatcaatcaatcaatctaccAATTAATCAATCATTTAGGTGGTAAAATAATCAATCACCCAAACTCTCGATAAATCAAGCAGTGAGATGATCACTCAGTCAGCTGATCTTCTAAACCACCAATGaggccaatcaatcaatcatcaaatcaaacaatcaatcagTTTATCAATAAGCGAATTAATCCTTTAAACATCAGTCAGTAAACCAATCATTTAATGCATCAGTAAAATAATACAACCATTCAATAATCAATATTGTATAAATTCATTAATAATGATTTATTATATCAATGTGATGTAGATTCTAAATCTGTCCCTACTGACTGACAAGACATATTGACACCAATGATATTTCTGTGTGTCTATCACTTTTTCGGAAAGATTCAGCTACAATTTAGTGGTgagtatttttttgtacttaaGATTATTATCTTAGAATTGCCAATCAAAATCCGTATTGATTTTTAGTCCACTCGCTGGGCAATACTGTATctatccactcagcctgggactGGGTCCAAACTCAAACTGTGCAGTCATCACATTCCGTCTGCCCATGCAGTCCACAGGGGGAGTCCTGCAACCTTTAAACCTGATCATTTATCTTAACAATACACCCACTACAGACTAGATTTACATGGCACCGTCAcgtgggctcacacacacagcatgcacacacacacacatgcacagacttATTAGGCATGCACTCAcacgaacatgcacacacgcattcacattTTTAGGTGTACATGAAAACACATATACAAGCAGTCTTCTATGTTTTGTTTCACACATGCCCTGTGGAGTTATAGTGGAGGCCCTTGATCTCGTTCCctccagaggaggaggaggaagaaagaCCAAAGGGAACATCACAGTGAGGGGAAAGGAAATAGAGGAGATGTGAAGAGAAGGTAACAAGGGAGTGAGAGAACAAGGGAGGAAGACAATGGAGGATGAAGAAAAGAGGAGGTAGAAAGATGatgagggcggggggggcggaTATGGGATGTGCTGAGTCCAGCTCTATCCCGCACAACTGGTCCCATTTACCGGAGTCAAAGTGATGAGAGTGCAGTTCCCAACCAGGCAATTATTTAAAGTAGCTGCTGGGAAGTGAGCTCATGTTATTATTAGACATTTAACAGCATGTGTATTAATGACGgtttataccccccccccccccccctttatgaGAGGTCCCACTGTAGTCAAAATGTAGATGGTTATGGCaacctttgttttattttacactgttttgttttgtgtgaacTCACTCTCAGCTGGGATGGGATTGGGAgctgggtgtgcgtgtgtatgtatgtgtgtgtgtttgtgtgtgtgtgtgtgtgcatgtgtgacctGGGAATTAAACTGTTGTGCTTAAATGGCATGTGTTAAGACTGTGGGACAGTAAGCTGATCACAAGAACAGATAGTACCCACATGATGGTCTGAGGCAAGAGGTCGTCCCTTTAAGCAGAATGAATGCGCTGTGTAAGTGCACCCCTGGGTACATTCAAGATGAAAGGTTTACACGCCCGAGCTTTACAGCTGTATTGACCAGGGCACTGCGGAGTTTTTACAACTGAGGCTATAGGCCGTCTgtagcgtgtgtgagtgagcgcaGACCGCACAAAATTCACAACAAAAACCCAGGGAGGCTAAGAAAACCGTACAGGGACCGAGAACAGTGATCTATTGTCTATTACGCACATTCCCGCGAACCCTACACAAAGCATAGCCTAGTTTATTAACCAGGAAATGTATCTTGaggtttaaattattttatatgtgATGGGCATACACACGTTAAGTTGCATcataaaaattatattatgaCATTAGGGGTAACCCAATAGTATAGCCTATTGTAATTGCACCACGCTGTGCTAAACGTGGAGCACATAAATCGCCCAATGCGCAGCAGCTAATTGAATTGCACGGATATATTAGTCAGACCTTACCGTAGGCTATCACTTCTGTTCCGAGAACTTTACTCGGAAAATGTGCCGTCGTATGCGCCATGTTTCTTCCAAAAATACAGACGAGCAATATACTAAATGGAGGagactgttaaaaaaaactattttgtaaGATTTGTAGTAgtacatttacagtaattgGTACATTAATCACTGCCATACAAgccacaaaaagaaaagaaaaaacatttgctgATCCCCCTTCACAAAATTTTCTTGGATAACATGCAAGAAAGTGTTGCAATAAAATCTATTTGTTTCCGATGATTGTTATGATATATATTTATCACTCatataatgtttttattgttacaacaattactgtttttgtttagtAAAACTGATTGCTTAAAGATGAACACACAAGCATCGCAATAGTCAAATCACTCGAAAGCTGAAAAGTAATAAATACTTGGCTAGGCTATATAGGCAAGTCCTTCAAAAGTATCAATTGCGGTATCCATTCCGTTTTAAAACGAGTTTACTACTGCACCGTTTGTTCTTGCTCAATTTTAACTTTAACAATTGTAGGCTAGTGTTTAAATTAACTCAACTTCAAGATGCATTCTATATTTTAGAATAGGCTAATTGTTTATGTGAATTTATGTGAACACTGCAGTATGTTATTGTTAAATTGTTAACCATAACGGTATAACTTCAGTTTTATCAATTTTGGTTATAT
The sequence above is a segment of the Conger conger chromosome 4, fConCon1.1, whole genome shotgun sequence genome. Coding sequences within it:
- the chodl gene encoding chondrolectin isoform X2, whose protein sequence is MRMDPSILPVLCGVMVMISSCLGARVLSGQTICQGGPEHPCYKIAYFRDVSSRVAFWEARQVCEMDGGALLSVESQAEQQLIERLLQELSSTSSGPSSSNPAQSEPGIADGDFWIGLTRDREPQDQGGFATCPDLYRWADNSVSQFRNWYYDEPSCGGESCVVMYHQPTAFHGLGGPYLYQWNDDRCNMKHNFICKYVPESLLEKEFADRPREPDVSPKQPEESDPSGNKEDPHVLVAGPSGLLLVYVIIPTIPLLLLILVASGTCCFQMLSKSKPRTKTSINQSTLWISKALKADNGMEV
- the chodl gene encoding chondrolectin isoform X1, with product MRMDPSILPVLCGVMVMISSCLGARVLSGQTICQGGPEHPCYKIAYFRDVSSRVAFWEARQVCEMDGGALLSVESQAEQQLIERLLQELSSTSSGPSSSNPAQSEPGIADGDFWIGLTRDREPQDQGGFATCPDLYRWADNSVSQFRNWYYDEPSCGGESCVVMYHQPTAFHGLGGPYLYQWNDDRCNMKHNFICKYVPESLLEKEFADRPREPDVSPKQPEESDPSGNKEDPHVLVAGPSGPLCMNVSRVCAVLSEGLLLVYVIIPTIPLLLLILVASGTCCFQMLSKSKPRTKTSINQSTLWISKALKADNGMEV